The Microcoleus sp. FACHB-831 genome window below encodes:
- a CDS encoding Spy/CpxP family protein refolding chaperone, producing MLLRHVSVLTAIILAFGSAVAVAKPNSNFPQTVAQNQPGQGRMERGKARLMQQLGLNQQQIRDMEAIRAKYKDRMQTSQQNLRQASEEMRRMMSGTASSDQIRQQHQKVQALRQEVEDLRFSSMLEMREKLTTEQRAKLDQLMKKRGGNFRNRQGKSRDKQPQLAP from the coding sequence ATGCTTTTACGTCATGTTTCTGTTTTAACAGCTATCATTCTTGCTTTCGGTAGTGCTGTTGCTGTTGCTAAACCCAATTCCAATTTTCCCCAAACTGTCGCTCAAAACCAACCTGGCCAAGGCCGTATGGAGCGAGGTAAGGCTCGGCTTATGCAGCAACTTGGTCTCAACCAGCAGCAAATTCGCGATATGGAGGCAATTCGTGCTAAGTACAAAGACAGGATGCAAACTAGCCAGCAAAATTTGCGTCAAGCATCCGAAGAAATGCGCCGGATGATGTCGGGTACAGCTTCTTCAGATCAAATCCGTCAGCAACATCAGAAGGTTCAAGCGTTGCGGCAGGAGGTTGAGGATTTACGCTTTTCAAGTATGTTGGAAATGCGCGAGAAACTAACTACTGAGCAACGCGCTAAGCTTGACCAATTGATGAAAAAGCGGGGAGGAAATTTCCGCAACCGACAGGGAAAAAGTAGAGATAAACAGCCTCAATTAGCGCCTTAA